A section of the Procambarus clarkii isolate CNS0578487 chromosome 38, FALCON_Pclarkii_2.0, whole genome shotgun sequence genome encodes:
- the LOC138372293 gene encoding uncharacterized protein, with protein MNAEAFLQAFRRFAARRSCPKLMISDNGSNFVAGEACLQEIWSHPEVHSVFKQRQFYWKFIPPRAQWHGGFYERMVGTVKKCLRKTLHRQKINLTELQTLVVEIEARVNNRPLTYLTEDFSQREPLSPSHLIHGGLLSSLISLGDEDPADPSCVKASDLVVESYKHLSRVIEKWNKVWTREYLTALREYHYGAASPYNKVQLKPGDLVLVDSDGPRSD; from the coding sequence ATGAATGCAGAAGCCTTTCTGCAAGCCTTTCGTAGATTTGCTGCACGAAGATCTTGCCCAAAATTAATGATCTCAGATAATGGATCTAACttcgtggcaggagaagcttgcttacaagaaatatggagcCATCCAGAAGTACACTCTGTGTTCAAACAGAGACAATTCTATTggaaatttattcctccaagagCACAATGGCACGGCGGTTTTTACGAAAGAATGGTGGGAACTGTTAAGAAATGCCTAAGAAAAACCTTACACCGGCAGAAAATTAATCTCACCGAGTTACAGACCCTTGTCGTGGAAATTGAAGCACGAGTCAACAACAGACCTCTAACCTACTTAACAGAAGATTTCTCCCAAAGAGAACCCCTAAGCCCCTCTCATTTGATTCATGGTGGTCTTCTGAGTTCTCTAATATCTCTAGGAGACGAGGATCCAGCTGACCCTTCGTGTGTCAAAGCAAGTGACTTGGTGGTGGAGAGTTATAAACACCTTTCAAGAGTAATAGAGAAATGGAACAAGGTCTGGACACGTGAATATTTAACTGCTTTAAGAGAATATCATTATGGAGCTGCAAGCCCATACaataaagttcaacttaaaccaggtgatcttgtcctagtagacagtgatggacccaggtcagattAG